One Clavibacter zhangzhiyongii genomic region harbors:
- a CDS encoding ABC transporter ATP-binding protein, translating to MSAHANGADPIVPILEVSGLGVDFWVGDEWMPAAVDIDYKVNPGEVLAIVGESGSGKSVSSMSLLGLLPKNGRVRGSAKLKGVEMVGADQATLRKARGNDIAVIFQEPMTALNPVYTVGFQIVEALRVHNSIIPSAAKVRALELLKLVEMPDPEKAFDSYPHQLSGGQRQRAMIAQSLSCDPDMLIADEPTTALDVTIQAEILDLLRKLHQRLNSAIVIITHDMGVVADLATNVIVMKSGRIVERGSVREIFQSPKDPYTKQLLASVPHLGTGEATQVEVAARTTEPAISLKEVDIDYPKLGRVPAFRAVTGASFDIHPGEVVGVVGESGSGKTTIARAAVGLLPVAGGELTVAGRRMTGISAKDLRAVRREIGIVFQDPGSSLNPRWPIGQSIGEPLELSGQFSKKQQSDRVEELLEQVELPRSFRNRYPNELSGGQRQRVGIARALALRPKVLVADEPTSALDVSVQARVLALLQEIQKELQFACLFVSHDLAVVDLLADRIVVMNHGKIVEQGPTESILRNPQHPYTQKLIAAVPLPDPDQQQQRRELRDALRDQPPAA from the coding sequence ATGAGCGCTCACGCGAACGGGGCAGACCCGATCGTCCCCATCCTCGAGGTCTCCGGCCTCGGCGTCGACTTCTGGGTCGGCGACGAGTGGATGCCCGCCGCGGTCGACATCGACTACAAGGTGAACCCGGGCGAGGTGCTCGCGATCGTCGGCGAGTCCGGCTCGGGCAAGAGCGTCAGCTCCATGTCGCTGCTCGGCCTCCTGCCCAAGAACGGGCGGGTCCGGGGGAGCGCGAAGCTCAAGGGCGTCGAGATGGTCGGCGCCGACCAGGCGACGCTCCGCAAGGCGCGCGGCAACGACATCGCCGTGATCTTCCAGGAGCCCATGACGGCGCTCAACCCCGTGTACACCGTGGGCTTCCAGATCGTGGAGGCCCTGCGCGTCCACAACTCGATCATCCCGTCCGCCGCCAAGGTGCGGGCGCTCGAGCTGCTGAAGCTCGTCGAGATGCCGGACCCCGAGAAGGCCTTCGACTCCTACCCGCACCAGCTGTCCGGCGGCCAGCGCCAGCGCGCCATGATCGCCCAGTCGCTCTCCTGCGACCCCGACATGCTGATCGCCGACGAGCCCACCACGGCGCTCGACGTGACGATCCAGGCCGAGATCCTCGACCTGCTCCGCAAGCTCCACCAGCGCCTCAACAGCGCGATCGTGATCATCACGCACGACATGGGCGTGGTCGCCGACCTCGCGACCAACGTCATCGTGATGAAGAGCGGCCGCATCGTCGAGCGCGGCTCGGTCCGCGAGATCTTCCAGTCGCCGAAGGACCCGTACACGAAGCAGCTGCTCGCGTCGGTGCCGCACCTCGGCACGGGCGAGGCCACGCAGGTCGAGGTCGCGGCGCGCACCACCGAGCCCGCCATCTCCCTCAAGGAGGTGGACATCGACTACCCGAAGCTCGGCCGCGTGCCGGCGTTCCGGGCGGTCACGGGCGCGTCCTTCGACATCCACCCCGGCGAGGTCGTCGGCGTCGTGGGGGAGTCGGGATCCGGCAAGACCACCATCGCGCGCGCCGCGGTGGGCCTGCTGCCCGTCGCCGGGGGCGAGCTCACGGTCGCCGGCCGCCGCATGACCGGGATCTCGGCGAAGGACCTGCGGGCCGTCCGCCGCGAGATCGGCATCGTCTTCCAGGACCCGGGCTCCTCCCTCAACCCGCGCTGGCCCATCGGCCAGAGCATCGGCGAGCCGCTCGAGCTCTCGGGGCAGTTCTCGAAGAAGCAGCAGAGCGACCGGGTCGAGGAGCTGCTCGAGCAGGTGGAGCTGCCGCGCAGCTTCCGCAACCGGTACCCGAACGAGCTCTCCGGCGGTCAGCGCCAGCGCGTCGGCATCGCCCGCGCGCTCGCGCTGCGGCCCAAGGTGCTCGTCGCCGACGAGCCCACCTCGGCGCTCGACGTGTCGGTGCAGGCGCGCGTGCTCGCGCTGCTGCAGGAGATCCAGAAGGAGCTCCAGTTCGCGTGCCTGTTCGTCAGCCACGACCTCGCGGTGGTCGACCTGCTCGCCGACCGCATCGTGGTGATGAACCACGGCAAGATCGTGGAGCAGGGGCCGACCGAGTCGATCCTCCGCAACCCGCAGCACCCGTACACGCAGAAGCTCATCGCCGCCGTGCCGCTGCCGGACCCCGACCAGCAGCAGCAGCGCCGCGAGCTCCGCGACGCGCTGCGGGACCAGCCGCCCGCGGCCTGA
- a CDS encoding PH domain-containing protein — protein sequence MDQPVVIRPSFGRLLTVIVTAIAALVLVSSVVGGRADLLPTAAWGPLLLAYAAWLVFWAPRVRIATEGVEVRNVFRTHDITWPAIRGVDTKWALTLTTDDDRVTAWAAPAPGRHSNAYITTKEERNQPYLSAMMQDARRGDLPRTDSGDAATVIRLRLAELADAGHLGGPVEATGRRVRTHWAEIAVLVALLGATVVTGLV from the coding sequence ATGGACCAGCCCGTCGTCATCCGCCCGTCGTTCGGCCGCCTGCTGACCGTGATCGTCACGGCGATCGCGGCCCTCGTGCTCGTGAGCTCCGTGGTCGGCGGTCGGGCCGACCTCCTGCCGACGGCGGCGTGGGGACCGCTGCTGCTGGCGTACGCCGCGTGGCTCGTCTTCTGGGCGCCGCGGGTGCGCATCGCCACGGAGGGCGTCGAGGTCCGCAACGTCTTCCGGACGCATGACATCACGTGGCCCGCGATCCGCGGCGTCGACACGAAGTGGGCGCTGACGCTCACCACCGACGACGACCGCGTCACGGCGTGGGCCGCTCCCGCGCCCGGCCGGCACTCGAACGCCTACATCACGACGAAGGAGGAGCGGAACCAGCCGTACCTCAGCGCGATGATGCAGGACGCGCGCCGCGGGGACCTGCCGCGCACCGACTCCGGCGACGCCGCCACGGTGATCCGCCTGCGCCTCGCCGAGCTCGCCGACGCGGGCCACCTGGGCGGCCCCGTCGAGGCGACCGGCCGCCGCGTGCGCACGCACTGGGCGGAGATCGCCGTGCTGGTGGCGCTGCTCGGCGCGACCGTGGTGACCGGCCTGGTCTGA
- a CDS encoding ABC transporter permease: protein MTNALMGNPNDPHNDPNLAEGGANSELSIEQREVEGLSQGTVVRRRFLRHKGAMTALVVLVLMAILVYSSVGIQFFGVRIPGWWMWNYEDVSPIVQGGNPTWNPPFDLGVHPFGQDEIGRDIFARVMRGTQQSIVVMVLYGIIAAFLGIVVGALAGFFRGRVDSVLMRFTDLIIVIPVIVIAAVLGRTFGGLGAVVLGIVLGLIGWPSLARLVRGEFLSLREREFVDAARVAGASNSRIVFRHILPNAIGVVIVSTTLLMSAAILLEAALSYLGFGIVKPDVSLGQIINEYQGAFATRPWLFWFPGLFIIIIALCINFIGDGLRDAFDPRQRRMPGGQGPYKQMFAMLTGRTRREQGPKSGSGAEGVRVPPPVGSARPGAQADGPAEGQAPESTDGR, encoded by the coding sequence CCCAACGACCCCCACAACGACCCGAACCTCGCCGAGGGCGGCGCGAACTCCGAGCTCAGCATCGAGCAGCGCGAGGTCGAGGGGCTCAGCCAGGGCACCGTCGTCCGACGCCGCTTCCTCCGCCACAAGGGCGCGATGACCGCTCTCGTGGTCCTGGTGCTGATGGCGATCCTCGTGTACTCGTCCGTCGGCATCCAGTTCTTCGGCGTCCGCATACCCGGATGGTGGATGTGGAACTACGAGGACGTCTCGCCGATCGTGCAGGGCGGCAACCCCACGTGGAATCCGCCGTTCGACCTCGGCGTCCACCCCTTCGGCCAGGACGAGATCGGTCGTGACATCTTCGCCCGGGTCATGCGCGGCACACAGCAGTCCATCGTCGTGATGGTGCTGTACGGCATCATCGCCGCCTTCCTCGGCATCGTCGTCGGCGCCCTGGCCGGCTTCTTCCGGGGGCGCGTCGACTCGGTGCTCATGCGCTTCACCGACCTCATCATCGTCATCCCCGTGATCGTCATCGCGGCCGTCCTCGGTCGCACGTTCGGCGGACTCGGGGCGGTGGTGCTGGGCATCGTCCTCGGCCTCATCGGCTGGCCGAGCCTCGCCCGCCTCGTGCGCGGCGAGTTCCTGAGTCTCCGCGAGCGCGAGTTCGTCGACGCGGCTCGCGTCGCGGGAGCCTCGAACAGCCGCATCGTGTTCCGGCACATCCTCCCGAACGCGATCGGCGTGGTGATCGTGTCCACGACGCTCCTGATGAGCGCCGCCATCCTCCTCGAGGCCGCCCTCTCCTACCTCGGCTTCGGCATCGTCAAGCCCGACGTCTCGCTGGGCCAGATCATCAACGAGTACCAGGGCGCCTTCGCGACCCGGCCGTGGCTGTTCTGGTTCCCGGGTCTGTTCATCATCATCATCGCGCTCTGCATCAACTTCATCGGCGACGGCCTGCGCGACGCGTTCGACCCGCGCCAGCGGCGCATGCCGGGCGGACAGGGCCCCTACAAGCAGATGTTCGCGATGCTCACCGGCCGCACCCGCCGCGAGCAGGGACCGAAGTCGGGCTCGGGTGCCGAGGGCGTGCGCGTGCCGCCGCCCGTGGGATCCGCGCGCCCCGGTGCCCAGGCCGACGGCCCCGCCGAGGGCCAGGCGCCCGAGAGCACGGACGGCCGATGA